Proteins from a single region of Streptomyces sp. Tu 3180:
- a CDS encoding MFS transporter, with the protein MTTVPPSVRRRPGPALAALFLGTFVMGSAELVVVGLLNLVARDLAVSVDTAGTLVTAYALGICVGGPLLTALTLRIRRRTLLWTSLAGYVAGNLLAALAPGFGTLIAARAVTGALQGLFLGTAFTVAAALVPPERTGRAISVVFGGVAVSTALGVPLGTLAAQHLGWRAAFTAVVVLGALALLATAVCVPPVGGPGTSGLWAQSRHALAPRVLAVLGVGFLLMGGQFAAFTYITPFLEEVTEVSGTWLSVFLFAYGAATALGTFVGGRAADRDAARALVGANAALVAALVILHVAGASRTLVALALVVWGVVGFGLVPSLQYRVGLLAGPGRDLAATLPASAVNAGIAIGAVAGGAAVSRGGAADAVLTGLLVCAAALPATWASGRLRPPAPGRQPAVLAGEPDTKG; encoded by the coding sequence ATGACCACCGTCCCCCCTTCGGTACGGCGGCGACCGGGCCCGGCCCTCGCCGCCCTCTTCCTCGGCACCTTCGTCATGGGCAGCGCCGAGCTGGTCGTCGTCGGCCTGCTGAACCTCGTCGCCCGCGACCTCGCCGTGTCGGTGGACACGGCGGGCACCCTGGTCACCGCCTACGCGCTGGGCATCTGCGTCGGCGGTCCGCTCCTGACGGCGCTCACCCTCCGGATCCGGCGCCGCACACTGCTGTGGACGTCCCTGGCCGGCTACGTCGCGGGCAACCTGCTCGCCGCCCTCGCCCCGGGCTTCGGCACGCTGATCGCGGCGCGGGCGGTCACCGGAGCGCTGCAGGGCCTGTTCCTCGGCACGGCGTTCACGGTGGCGGCCGCCCTGGTGCCGCCCGAGCGGACCGGGCGCGCGATCTCCGTGGTCTTCGGCGGTGTCGCCGTCTCCACCGCGCTCGGCGTCCCGCTGGGCACCCTCGCGGCCCAGCACCTGGGCTGGCGTGCGGCGTTCACGGCCGTCGTGGTCCTCGGCGCGCTGGCGCTGCTGGCGACGGCGGTGTGCGTCCCGCCGGTCGGCGGCCCGGGGACGAGCGGCCTGTGGGCGCAGTCCCGGCACGCGCTGGCGCCCCGGGTCCTGGCGGTGCTCGGCGTCGGATTCCTGCTCATGGGCGGCCAGTTCGCGGCGTTCACCTACATCACGCCGTTCCTGGAGGAGGTCACGGAGGTCTCCGGCACGTGGCTGAGCGTCTTCCTGTTCGCCTACGGAGCCGCGACGGCCCTCGGTACGTTCGTGGGCGGCCGGGCCGCGGACCGGGACGCGGCACGCGCGCTCGTCGGGGCGAACGCCGCCCTGGTCGCGGCCCTGGTGATCCTGCACGTCGCCGGCGCCTCCCGGACCCTGGTGGCCCTCGCCCTCGTGGTGTGGGGCGTGGTCGGGTTCGGTCTCGTCCCCTCGCTGCAGTACCGGGTCGGGCTGCTGGCCGGACCCGGACGCGACCTCGCGGCGACGCTGCCCGCGTCCGCGGTCAACGCGGGCATCGCGATCGGCGCGGTCGCGGGCGGCGCGGCCGTGTCCCGCGGCGGCGCCGCGGACGCGGTGCTCACCGGACTGCTGGTGTGCGCGGCGGCACTGCCCGCGACCTGGGCCTCGGGACGGCTGCGTCCGCCGGCGCCCGGGCGGCAGCCGGCCGTCCTCGCGGGGGAGCCGGACACCAAGGGCTGA